Below is a window of Bombus pyrosoma isolate SC7728 linkage group LG14, ASM1482585v1, whole genome shotgun sequence DNA.
actttaattgcaatatattattcattacaGAACCAAGGAATCTagttgtattttattgtaaacatTCGTTTCATGAAGATTGTCTACCAAATTTCGAGGTAGTGGtaagtattttacttttagtaaataatttaagtaatttaaaaagcttctcaatttttttatgtttcaatcttattttttaggAAAATTGTGTTATATGTAACTCGCAAAAAGATATATCTCCTAGCAGAAAATGATACAGGtaaactttaatattaatagaaaatattcttcataaattcaaatataatctGTAACtatgtgttttattattttagtttttgtaatatttgatcAATAGTAGCACATTTAGTACATATTTTGAATACTTTAAGACATCCAGGACATGTTGAATAAGactgaaaattaaagaattatatgattgttttataaatataataccgatataaaattgtattataaatacatataaaatttactttatgaTCTCCACAAACTTGAATAATAGCTTGACATTGATCACAAGTTCTTTTTAATTGTGGTAAGATATCAGGCATAGAATTTGTTGGAATAGAtacatcaaatttttcttgattATCAGGTACAGTATTATTTGAACCTTCCGAGCAGATAGATTTTGTAAAGCCGTCAGAACtctgaaattaattgtttattttaataatgagCTTGTCTTCGTTATATAATTCAAAGTATTTGCCTTCATCTCATGACATTCCTCTGTAAAAGAtgtggaagaaaatttcttcaatgtggtataatctatataaaatcCACAGATACCGCAAAATGTATCCAACTTCTTTTCTGCTAGCTGTGATGTTACACTACTATCATAATCTTCTTTCGATGTACTGGTCTCCCAGGTCATTGGATTCTTTGCAAACGCTTTAAAATGTTGTATTGTAAAGTCTATCACGTTTTCAGGTTTTACTGTGGAGAccagtaatttataaataacattaatacaTTATCGTAAAATACTGTGCATTTGACCTGTTTGAGAAGTATTGGTACAATGTTTCCCCAGTTGAAAAGATGATTACCAACTAATAGTGTTTGAACGTAATCTGCAATCAATTGCTTTACTTCTGGATGGTCAGCtaaatattctgtttgttCAGCAATTTTGGAAAACTATTGATGGTGTAAaatatgcattttattttgataaattattccacaggaaaaatacttaatattttactttcttactttcatatctaaatatttagaaaacatttcaatatCTTCTATCCAGCAATCTCTTAGAGGCGTTTCTATTCTTATCGTTTTACTTCGGACATCTGGATCAGCTAAtggattaattttcaatacgtATGGCACATCCAACCAATTATGTCGGAGTATTCTAGCTTCCGGAGTTAAATAAGTTCTTATAGTATGAATAGTTCCATcttctttgcatattttacgTTCGATCGTATAAACATCTAAATAATGTCCATCTAATTCCATACGTTCAGCAGGAATACATATCTAATAGAGAAAGTatctcgttatttattttaaattcatcggTACTCGttcatattttcttacatAGTTGGATTCAGCAAGATCTCCATCTATGGAAATGCTTTCAAAAGTTAATGTTCCCTCATAATTTATAAGCGCCAAATATCGcataagtaatatatttactcCTTCACTTATTAGATTGCTGTTAGTGCAAAAGGATAAATCTTTAGTTTCAGTAGATTTATCGCACAGACAAGTGCGTGTCAATTTTACAGAGTAACAATTCTCTTCAATGcctataaaaattgttttttcatGCAGTCCATCTTCGTATACGAATctgcaatattatataacattaatattattatagaaacacaggtttattaaaattaaccaACTctgtccttttttcttccaggCAGTGGAATTTCGACGTTGCTGAACTAATAATTTTTGACCCACCGAAATGACCATCAATAGACATCGAAGATTGCACATGCACTAAAAATTCCCGAGCCTTGGGCCCGATGGATTCTACCAGAATACAATAACCGCCTATTGGTTCCGTCTCCTTCATAGgttcattttttaaagaaatgattAAGGTCTCCCGGAAACATAAATCTGCTTGATTTACATCGTCTGAagtacaaaaagaaagaagcagagTATTTAGAAcagcataatatttttttcaaaaaacaaTTTACTGTTCAGTAGTGAAAACGACATAGCTTATAAGTAtcaaaaaaattacattccaGGTACAATTCATTTCACCAGCAGCGAATAAATTTACCAACTTGTAcattagatatttttctatattatattttattacgtaccGTTTTTTATGGAcgtttatatgttttatttatggaatatctttatTCGTTGTTGGAGAAATTTAGTTAgagtgaattattttaataggaTATGGGGtgcaaacattttattattgtgaaaaatttttaacagattcatcattaatatttacttgTTTTGTTCAAAACTGACCGATCgcaaattcataatttattgtacataCTAACGTATAGATTACGATTtcagaatgaaattattttacaataaaacgtaGGAATATTATGATTTATGCTTTAATATGTACAGTAAGAAGTTTGTCAAAttgttacgatatataatatatctgtattttatacaacaagGTGCCatcattgtataaaataattttggtgTGTGTTCTGTGGTATTAAGAGATTTTATGACTACACGATTTATCCATAATATCACAGTTATACCTAAGATATTTTATCTAGGTCTCCATGTAAATATTGTGTCTAAGTTGCAGTGTAGAACAATAATAATGtgtaaagtataattaatatataaattttttacgtCGCTTAAGAAGTTGTACGTTTCTGCGATAATTTGTCTACTTCTCTATCGAttaaaaggaggaaaaagaaaatggatttACCAATTGAAAATTCAGGGATCCAATCTCGAATATCAAATagtttacataaaatttcttctgtaTTCGACATgttaactttttttatatttcaatttcttttattgaaaaaaaaaagagatagaagTAAGCTATTATCTTTTGTCTACATTTGGATTTGAAAGTAACTTCTCTATAAAGATACATTAAAGTTGCAGAAATCATATTATATCATTGCACTACGCGTTACTTTGTTAAAAGGATTATGAAATGAAGATTAAACGAGGAGTACCAAAGAGATTGTTAGACATCCATATCTGTGAACTACCAAAAACATCCGACAGTAATTTACCTAAATTACCGCCAAATGCAAGATTTTATACCCGCTGGAAACGAAGctttcagaaaatttttcttgtttctgtGGATCATCCGTTAACACGAAATTTCTTACGCAGTCTAGCTGCGATTGCTTTTGAAAAGAGAAGACATGGACGTTCTTTAACATGGTGGGTAATACATCCCTGTAGTGACTTAaggtaatttcaatttttcaaatagttttattaaaattgcgatgaaatgcaatcgtaacgtgtatttatatttatgtagatATTATTGGGACCTTCTAATGACATTTACATACCTGTACATGTTCATTATGGTACCATACATTTTGGCGTTTCAGAGAGTAGCTAAAAGTTCTAGTACAGAAAGTTGGGATCCAGTGCATCCTGCATACATCATCTGCATATTTGATATTgtacttaattttataacagGTTTCAAATCACAAGATGgtcatgaaatttttctagatCCAGTTTTAATAATCCGGTAATCCAttaagattcttttttttattataatcaaCGAAATACTAAAACTATTGTTTTTATATAGGCATTACGTGAaaggatatttttttatcgattttatatCGTCGGTTCCATACATTTGGTTTTATAAAGATCGTATTTTACCTCCTGGACCCaattcaaattctattttactaATTCCTGAAATTTTGCCGCTTATAAAAATTGCACGTATTTATACATTACGTTTTTACGTGCGACAAATTATTGCAGTAAGAAATAGTCATAAGAGTGAACAATACTTTGcacaagagaaagaaaaaatatatatatgtgtgtgtgtgtattatCTAATTATTATGTTGATACATAAAGAGAAATATCTTTcagaattttgcaatttctcaCGCTGAAGAGAAGTCCATCTGGTTAGCGTTTTTGGTActgttaatatttcattggtGTAGCTGTATAACACACATCtttccatttattattacacataTAACTGGCGTTACTAAAGAggtataaattcatttttactttaaGCTTACTTTAACTCTTCAATGACtgatttattatagaattacaATCTATTACAGAATTCAGATATGTTTCTGATTACTACCGGATTGTACAAGAAATCCGACTTTGATATTTATCTGACATATTATCACATAGGTATGAGCAATTTCTTTGCATCAAGTTTCATAGAGTTCCATTCCTTGGGTAAATCGGATACAATAATACGTTGTATCTTATTGTTGTTTGGAAAAggatgtacaatatattttatgggTAATCctttttttaacataattaatttttaattatgcatTGAGAACAAATGTCTAAtcgtttttcatattataacaGTCATAGTTTTACAATTAGTTCAATCAGCTGCAGAAccagaattaaaatatcaacgaATTATGCACCAAGTGAAAGAATATATTCACGAAAAGAAGCTTCCAGAGAATCTTAAGAAAAAGCTTATTGCTTATTATGAGTATCGTTTTCAGGGCAGTTATTTTAAAGAGAATGCTATATCCCGAACTTTATCAagttaatatacatacatacatatagctTGTATTATAGTTTGTATATAGCTTGTATTTCATTTGCTATttgcatttacatatttagaTCATTTGAATCAAGAAATCATGATCCACGGTAGCCGCGGATTAGTAGATATAGCGAccattttacattctttacCACGCGGcattattggaaatttaatgggtaagatatagaa
It encodes the following:
- the LOC122574630 gene encoding uncharacterized protein LOC122574630 produces the protein MPDILPQLKRTCDQCQAIIQVCGDHKSYSTCPGCLKVFKICTKCATIDQILQKLK
- the LOC122574632 gene encoding ciliogenesis-associated TTC17-interacting protein-like; its protein translation is MKETEPIGGYCILVESIGPKAREFLVHVQSSMSIDGHFGGSKIISSATSKFHCLEEKRTEFVYEDGLHEKTIFIGIEENCYSVKLTRTCLCDKSTETKDLSFCTNSNLISEGVNILLMRYLALINYEGTLTFESISIDGDLAESNYICIPAERMELDGHYLDVYTIERKICKEDGTIHTIRTYLTPEARILRHNWLDVPYVLKINPLADPDVRSKTIRIETPLRDCWIEDIEMFSKYLDMKFSKIAEQTEYLADHPEVKQLIADYVQTLLVVKPENVIDFTIQHFKAFAKNPMTWETSTSKEDYDSSVTSQLAEKKLDTFCGICGFYIDYTTLKKFSSTSFTEECHEMKANTLNYITKTSSLLK